A genome region from Ignavibacteria bacterium includes the following:
- a CDS encoding pyridoxamine 5'-phosphate oxidase family protein, whose protein sequence is MRGVIRRAEYAASESQAKEIIEKGEHGVLSTTSADGYPYGVPMSYWYKDGLIYFHCAKEGQKLDNIKADNRVSFCVIGASEVLPGDFTVNYESAVVFGKAYEVTGSEKEEAMLEMVKKFSPDFMEQGKES, encoded by the coding sequence ATGAGAGGCGTAATAAGACGCGCTGAATATGCAGCAAGTGAGAGCCAGGCAAAGGAGATTATTGAAAAAGGGGAGCATGGTGTTTTATCTACTACTTCCGCTGACGGATATCCATACGGCGTTCCAATGAGCTACTGGTATAAAGACGGGCTGATTTATTTTCACTGCGCAAAGGAAGGGCAAAAGCTGGATAATATAAAGGCAGACAACAGGGTGTCTTTTTGCGTTATTGGAGCCAGCGAGGTATTGCCCGGTGATTTTACAGTAAATTATGAAAGCGCTGTTGTATTTGGAAAAGCTTATGAAGTTACCGGCAGTGAAAAAGAAGAAGCCATGCTGGAAATGGTAAAAAAGTTTTCGCCTGACTTTATGGAACAGGGGAAAGAAAGCAT